The following proteins are co-located in the Citrobacter freundii ATCC 8090 = MTCC 1658 = NBRC 12681 genome:
- the mqo gene encoding malate dehydrogenase (quinone), producing MKKVTAMLFTMAVGLNVVSMAAKAKAAEEQETDVLLIGGGIMSATLGTYLQELEPQWSMTMVERLDGVAQESSNGWNNAGTGHSALMELNYTPKKADGSISIEKAVEINEAFQISRQFWAWQVNNGVMHDPRSFITTVPHMSFVWGDENVNFLRARYTALQQSTLFRGMRYSEDHAQIKEWAPLVMEGRDPQQKVAATRTEIGTDVNYGEITRQLITSLQKKPNFALQLSTEVRGFKRNADNSWTVTVADLKNNEAEHDIKAKFVFIGAGGAALKLLQETDIPEAKGYAGFPVGGQFLVADNPDVVNRHLAKVYGQASVGAPPMSVPHIDTRILDGKRVVLFGPFATFSTKFLKNGSLWDLLSSTTTSNFMPMVNVGLDNFDLVKYLVSQVMLSDDDRFAALQEYYPQAKKEDWRLWQAGQRVQIIKSDAEKGGVLRLGTEVVSDKEGTIAALLGASPGASTAAPIMLHLMEKVFKEKVASPEWQAKLKTIIPSYGTKLNGNVEATEQELQYTSEVLGLKYDKPQVADEAPKPQLKPQAQPQPEQKAVADIAL from the coding sequence ATGAAAAAAGTGACTGCCATGCTCTTCACCATGGCTGTAGGGCTGAATGTTGTCTCGATGGCGGCAAAAGCGAAAGCGGCGGAAGAGCAGGAAACGGATGTACTGTTGATTGGCGGCGGCATCATGAGCGCCACGCTGGGAACCTATTTACAGGAGCTGGAGCCGCAATGGTCAATGACCATGGTTGAGCGACTGGATGGTGTAGCGCAGGAAAGCTCAAATGGCTGGAATAACGCCGGAACGGGACACTCCGCACTGATGGAGCTGAACTACACGCCTAAAAAGGCCGACGGTAGCATCAGCATTGAAAAGGCAGTCGAAATTAACGAAGCCTTCCAGATTTCCCGCCAGTTTTGGGCCTGGCAGGTCAATAATGGCGTGATGCATGACCCGCGTTCATTTATCACCACCGTTCCGCACATGAGTTTTGTCTGGGGTGACGAGAACGTGAACTTCCTGCGTGCCCGTTATACAGCACTACAGCAGAGTACGCTGTTCCGAGGTATGCGTTATTCCGAAGACCATGCGCAGATTAAAGAGTGGGCGCCGCTGGTCATGGAAGGTCGCGATCCGCAGCAGAAAGTCGCAGCAACGCGTACCGAGATTGGTACTGACGTGAACTACGGCGAAATCACGCGCCAGTTGATTACTTCATTGCAGAAAAAGCCGAACTTTGCGCTGCAGTTGAGCACCGAAGTGCGTGGTTTTAAGCGTAATGCCGACAATAGCTGGACGGTCACGGTCGCCGATCTGAAAAATAACGAAGCGGAACATGATATCAAGGCGAAGTTTGTCTTTATCGGTGCCGGTGGCGCTGCGCTGAAGCTGTTGCAGGAAACCGACATTCCGGAAGCGAAAGGCTATGCCGGATTCCCGGTGGGCGGGCAGTTCCTGGTTGCGGACAATCCGGACGTAGTCAACCGCCACCTGGCGAAAGTGTACGGTCAGGCCTCCGTTGGCGCGCCGCCGATGTCCGTACCGCACATCGACACGCGTATCCTTGATGGCAAGCGCGTTGTGCTGTTTGGGCCATTCGCGACATTCTCCACCAAGTTCCTGAAAAACGGTTCATTGTGGGATCTGCTCAGCTCGACCACCACGTCGAACTTTATGCCGATGGTCAACGTGGGTCTGGATAACTTCGATCTGGTGAAATATCTGGTGAGCCAGGTGATGCTCAGCGACGACGACCGTTTTGCTGCGCTGCAAGAGTACTATCCGCAGGCGAAAAAAGAAGACTGGCGTTTATGGCAGGCGGGCCAGCGTGTGCAGATCATCAAAAGCGATGCGGAGAAGGGCGGCGTGTTGCGTCTGGGGACTGAAGTCGTCAGCGATAAAGAAGGCACGATTGCTGCGCTGCTGGGAGCTTCTCCGGGCGCATCAACCGCGGCACCGATCATGCTGCATCTGATGGAAAAAGTGTTTAAAGAGAAAGTGGCCAGCCCCGAGTGGCAGGCGAAGCTGAAAACCATCATTCCGTCTTATGGTACTAAGCTGAACGGTAACGTTGAGGCTACGGAACAAGAGTTGCAGTACACCAGTGAGGTTCTGGGTCTGAAATATGACAAGCCGCAGGTTGCTGATGAAGCACCGAAACCACAGCTGAAACCTCAGGCACAACCGCAGCCTGAACAGAAAGCTGTCGCGGATATCGCACTGTAA
- the napG gene encoding ferredoxin-type protein NapG, whose protein sequence is MSRSAKPQNGRRRFLRDMVRAAGGLAVVGVALGLQQQTARATGVRLRPPGALSEEAFASACVRCGQCVQACPYDTLKLATLASGLAAGTPYFIARDIPCEMCEDIPCAKVCPSGALDREIESIDDSRMGLAVLLDHENCLNYQGLRCDVCYRECPKIDEAITLELDRNMRTGKHARFIPTVHSDACTGCGKCEKVCVLEQPAIKVLPLSLAKGELGHHYRFGWLEGNNGKS, encoded by the coding sequence ATGTCCCGGTCAGCAAAACCCCAAAATGGCCGCCGCCGCTTTCTGCGCGATATGGTTCGCGCAGCGGGCGGGCTGGCCGTCGTTGGCGTGGCGCTGGGGTTGCAACAACAAACCGCACGCGCAACCGGCGTGCGGTTGCGCCCGCCTGGTGCACTGAGCGAGGAGGCATTCGCCAGCGCCTGCGTACGTTGCGGTCAGTGCGTTCAGGCATGTCCGTATGACACGCTGAAGCTGGCGACGCTGGCCTCCGGGCTGGCGGCTGGTACGCCATATTTCATCGCCCGTGATATTCCCTGCGAAATGTGTGAGGACATTCCGTGCGCCAAAGTCTGCCCCAGCGGCGCGTTGGACAGAGAAATTGAATCCATTGACGATTCGCGTATGGGGCTGGCGGTACTGCTGGATCACGAAAACTGCCTCAACTATCAGGGATTACGCTGTGACGTTTGCTATCGCGAGTGCCCGAAAATCGATGAGGCGATCACCCTGGAGCTGGACCGTAACATGCGTACCGGCAAGCATGCGCGGTTTATTCCTACCGTGCACAGCGATGCCTGTACCGGCTGTGGGAAATGCGAAAAAGTCTGCGTACTGGAGCAGCCAGCAATAAAAGTGCTGCCGTTGTCGCTGGCGAAAGGGGAGTTAGGACACCATTACCGCTTCGGTTGGCTGGAGGGGAACAATGGCAAATCGTAA
- the napB gene encoding nitrate reductase cytochrome c-type subunit, whose protein sequence is MKSHDLIKALSQWMAALALLVSGAVWAANGVDLSQSPEVSGTQEGAIRMPKEQVRMPLNYVNQPPMVPHSVEGYQVTTNTNRCLQCHGVESYRTTGAPRISPTHFMDSDGKVLAEVAPRRYFCLQCHVPQADAAPIVENTFTPSKGYGK, encoded by the coding sequence ATGAAAAGCCATGACCTGATTAAAGCGCTGAGTCAATGGATGGCCGCGCTGGCCTTGCTAGTCAGTGGGGCAGTTTGGGCTGCAAACGGAGTGGATCTGAGCCAGTCACCGGAAGTCTCAGGAACACAGGAAGGGGCGATTCGCATGCCGAAAGAGCAAGTGCGTATGCCGCTGAACTATGTGAATCAGCCGCCGATGGTTCCGCACAGCGTTGAAGGATATCAGGTGACGACTAACACCAACCGCTGCCTGCAATGCCACGGTGTGGAAAGCTATCGTACCACCGGTGCGCCGCGCATCAGTCCGACGCACTTTATGGATAGCGACGGCAAGGTATTGGCTGAGGTTGCGCCGCGTCGTTATTTCTGTCTGCAATGTCACGTTCCGCAGGCTGACGCCGCGCCGATTGTTGAAAATACCTTCACCCCCTCGAAAGGTTACGGGAAATAA
- a CDS encoding heme ABC transporter permease, which yields MWKTLHQLAMPPRLYQICGWFIPWLAIASAVVLITGWVWGFGFAPADYQQGQSYRIIYLHVPAAIWSMGIYASMAVAAFIGLVWQMKMANLALAAMAPIGAVFTFIALVTGSAWGKPMWGTWWVWDARLTSELVLLFLYVGAIALWHAFDDRRLAGRAAGILVLIGVVNLPIIHYSVEWWNTLHQGSTRMQQSIDPAMRTPLRLAIVGYLLLFVTLALMRMRNLILMMEKRRPWVSELILKRGRQ from the coding sequence ATGTGGAAAACACTTCATCAATTGGCGATGCCCCCTCGGCTCTATCAGATCTGTGGCTGGTTTATCCCGTGGCTGGCGATTGCCAGCGCGGTGGTACTGATAACGGGATGGGTCTGGGGCTTTGGTTTTGCGCCTGCAGACTATCAGCAGGGGCAGAGCTATCGCATTATTTATCTGCACGTTCCGGCGGCAATCTGGTCGATGGGCATTTACGCCTCGATGGCCGTTGCCGCGTTTATCGGCCTGGTCTGGCAGATGAAAATGGCCAATCTGGCGCTGGCTGCGATGGCGCCGATTGGTGCAGTGTTTACCTTTATTGCGCTGGTGACAGGTTCCGCATGGGGCAAACCGATGTGGGGAACCTGGTGGGTTTGGGATGCCCGACTCACCTCTGAACTGGTGCTGCTGTTTCTCTACGTTGGCGCCATTGCGCTGTGGCATGCCTTTGATGACCGCCGTCTGGCAGGTCGTGCCGCCGGTATTCTGGTGCTGATTGGCGTGGTCAACTTACCGATTATCCACTACTCGGTTGAGTGGTGGAATACGCTGCATCAGGGTTCTACCCGCATGCAGCAAAGCATCGATCCGGCGATGCGTACGCCGCTGCGTCTGGCGATCGTCGGCTACCTGTTACTGTTTGTCACGCTGGCGCTGATGCGCATGCGTAACCTGATTTTGATGATGGAAAAACGCCGCCCGTGGGTGAGCGAACTGATCTTAAAAAGAGGCCGCCAATGA
- the ccmA gene encoding cytochrome c biogenesis heme-transporting ATPase CcmA, giving the protein MLEARELLCERDDRILFSELSFRVNAGEWVQITGSNGAGKTTLLRLLTGLARPDAGEVCWQEQPLHHVRDSYHQQLLWIGHQPGIKTRLSALENLRFFHHDGDIAQCLAALAQAGLAGYEDIPVNQLSAGQQRRVALARLWLTRARLWILDEPFTAIDVNGVERLTQRMAQHTEQGGIVILTTHQPLNVETDKVRRIALTSERATQ; this is encoded by the coding sequence ATGCTTGAAGCCAGAGAATTACTTTGCGAGCGGGATGACAGAATACTGTTCAGCGAGTTGTCATTTCGCGTCAACGCAGGGGAATGGGTACAAATTACCGGCAGCAACGGCGCAGGGAAAACCACTCTGCTGCGGTTGCTTACCGGGCTGGCGCGTCCCGACGCAGGGGAGGTTTGCTGGCAAGAGCAACCGCTGCATCACGTGCGGGACAGCTACCATCAGCAACTACTGTGGATTGGACATCAGCCGGGGATAAAAACCCGGCTTTCGGCGTTGGAGAACCTGCGTTTCTTCCATCATGACGGCGACATCGCGCAGTGTCTGGCTGCGCTGGCGCAGGCGGGACTTGCCGGATATGAAGATATCCCAGTGAACCAACTTTCCGCCGGACAACAGCGGCGCGTGGCGCTGGCCCGTTTGTGGTTGACCCGCGCCCGACTGTGGATCCTCGATGAACCCTTTACCGCCATTGATGTGAACGGCGTTGAGCGACTGACTCAGCGTATGGCGCAGCATACGGAGCAGGGCGGTATTGTTATTCTCACCACCCACCAACCGCTCAATGTCGAGACCGATAAAGTGCGACGCATTGCGCTGACCAGTGAGAGGGCAACGCAATGA
- the napD gene encoding chaperone NapD, with protein MDNNWQVCSLVVQAKSQHINDIATQLRSFPGCEVALSDVESGQLIVVVEAEQSETLMKTIESVRNVAGVLAVSLVYHQQDEQGEETP; from the coding sequence ATGGACAATAACTGGCAGGTCTGCAGCCTGGTCGTTCAGGCCAAAAGCCAGCATATCAACGATATCGCCACGCAGTTGCGTTCCTTTCCCGGTTGCGAAGTTGCCCTCAGCGATGTGGAAAGTGGTCAGTTGATTGTGGTGGTGGAAGCTGAGCAAAGTGAAACGCTAATGAAAACAATTGAGTCAGTGCGCAACGTTGCGGGCGTGCTGGCGGTGTCGCTGGTTTATCACCAGCAGGATGAGCAAGGTGAGGAAACACCATGA
- the ccmB gene encoding heme exporter protein CcmB, translating into MMWRIFRLELRVAFRHSAEIANPLWFFLIVITLFPLSIGPEPQLLARIAPGIIWVAALLASLLALERLFRDDLQDGSLEQLMLLPLPLPAVVLAKVMAHWVVTGLPLLILSPLVALLLGMDMYGWKIMALTLLLGTPTLGFLGAPGVGLTVGLKRGGVLLSVLVLPLTIPLLIFATAAMDAASMHLPVEGYMAILGALLVGSATLSPFATAAALRISVQ; encoded by the coding sequence ATGATGTGGCGAATCTTTCGTTTAGAACTGCGAGTTGCGTTTCGTCATAGTGCGGAAATTGCTAATCCTTTATGGTTCTTCCTGATTGTTATTACGCTGTTCCCCCTGAGTATTGGGCCGGAGCCACAGCTGCTGGCGCGCATAGCGCCGGGCATCATCTGGGTTGCGGCGCTGCTGGCGTCATTGCTGGCGCTGGAACGCCTGTTTCGTGATGACTTACAGGATGGCAGCCTTGAGCAACTGATGCTGCTGCCGTTACCGCTACCGGCCGTGGTGCTGGCGAAAGTGATGGCGCACTGGGTCGTGACAGGTCTGCCGCTGCTGATCCTCTCGCCGCTGGTGGCGCTGTTGCTGGGCATGGATATGTACGGCTGGAAAATTATGGCGCTGACCTTGTTACTCGGAACGCCGACGCTGGGTTTTCTCGGCGCGCCGGGCGTAGGGTTGACGGTGGGCTTAAAGCGCGGTGGCGTGCTGTTAAGCGTGCTGGTACTCCCGCTCACCATACCCTTACTGATTTTTGCGACCGCCGCGATGGATGCGGCTTCTATGCACTTACCGGTTGAAGGGTACATGGCGATTCTGGGTGCGTTGCTGGTCGGCAGCGCCACGTTAAGCCCGTTTGCCACAGCCGCGGCGTTACGGATAAGCGTGCAGTAA
- the napH gene encoding quinol dehydrogenase ferredoxin subunit NapH: protein MANRKRDAGREAQAKKGWWRSHRWLLLRRLSQFLILAMFLSGPWLGVWILHGNYSSSLLLDAIPFTDPLITLQSLASGHLPATVALTGAAIITVLYALAGKRLFCSWVCPMNPVTDLASWLRRRFDLNQSATLPRHIRYVLLVVILVGSALTGTLLWEWINPVSLLGRSLVMGFGSGALLILALFLFDLLVVEHGWCGHLCPLGALYSVVGSKGALTVSAKERNRCNRCMDCFHVCPEPHVLRAPVLDEQSPVQVTSRDCMACGRCVDVCSEDVFTITTRWSSGAKS from the coding sequence ATGGCAAATCGTAAACGTGATGCCGGGCGTGAAGCGCAGGCAAAAAAAGGATGGTGGAGGAGTCATCGCTGGCTGCTGCTGCGTCGTCTGAGTCAGTTTCTGATACTGGCGATGTTCCTTAGCGGCCCGTGGCTAGGTGTTTGGATCCTGCATGGCAACTACAGTAGCAGCCTGTTGCTGGACGCTATCCCGTTCACCGATCCGCTGATTACTCTGCAAAGCCTGGCCAGTGGGCATCTGCCAGCGACGGTGGCATTAACGGGGGCAGCCATCATTACTGTGCTGTATGCCCTGGCCGGTAAGCGACTGTTTTGCAGTTGGGTTTGTCCCATGAACCCGGTCACCGATTTAGCCAGCTGGCTGCGCAGAAGGTTTGACCTGAATCAGTCCGCAACCCTGCCGCGCCATATACGGTACGTCCTGCTGGTAGTCATTCTGGTCGGTTCAGCGCTGACTGGTACGCTGCTGTGGGAGTGGATAAACCCGGTTTCTTTGCTGGGACGTAGCCTGGTAATGGGATTCGGTAGCGGAGCGTTGCTGATCCTCGCGCTGTTTTTATTTGATTTACTGGTCGTTGAGCATGGCTGGTGCGGGCATCTCTGCCCACTGGGTGCGCTGTATAGCGTGGTGGGAAGCAAAGGTGCATTAACCGTTTCGGCAAAAGAACGTAACAGATGTAACCGCTGTATGGATTGTTTTCATGTTTGCCCGGAACCGCATGTGCTACGTGCGCCGGTGCTGGATGAGCAAAGTCCGGTGCAGGTAACCAGTCGCGATTGCATGGCCTGCGGTCGCTGTGTGGATGTCTGTTCTGAGGATGTTTTTACAATAACAACACGATGGAGTTCGGGAGCGAAATCATGA
- the napF gene encoding ferredoxin-type protein NapF, translated as MVDLSRRGMLTGSWRNASAGIRPPWSKEDSHFLAHCLRCDACIQACETDILQRGQGGYPSVNFKHGECSFCYACAEACPESLFLPRHTRAWDLNFAIGENCLAHQSVECHRCQDSCEPMAITFRPTLSGIYQPQLDNQDCNGCGACVAICPVSAINAEYNHGQ; from the coding sequence ATGGTTGATTTATCCCGTCGAGGCATGTTGACAGGCAGTTGGCGAAACGCCAGTGCAGGGATCCGTCCGCCGTGGAGCAAGGAAGACTCTCACTTTCTGGCCCATTGCCTCCGTTGTGACGCCTGCATCCAGGCGTGCGAAACCGACATCCTGCAGCGAGGCCAGGGTGGTTACCCGAGCGTAAATTTCAAACACGGCGAGTGCAGCTTTTGCTATGCCTGCGCAGAAGCCTGTCCCGAATCACTTTTTCTTCCGCGCCACACCAGGGCATGGGATCTGAACTTTGCGATTGGGGAAAACTGTCTCGCACATCAGTCCGTTGAATGTCACCGCTGTCAGGATAGCTGTGAGCCCATGGCAATAACCTTTCGCCCCACGCTGTCCGGCATTTATCAGCCGCAGCTCGACAATCAGGACTGTAACGGATGTGGCGCCTGTGTCGCTATCTGCCCGGTATCAGCCATTAACGCGGAGTACAACCATGGACAATAA
- the napA gene encoding nitrate reductase catalytic subunit NapA: MKLSRRSFMKANAVAAAAAAAGLSVPGVARAVVGQQEAIKWDKAPCRFCGTGCGVLVGTQQGRVVACQGDPDAPVNRGLNCIKGYFLPKIMYGKDRLTQPMLRMKDGKYHKEGEFTPISWDQAFDVMEEKFKTSMKEKGPESIGMFGSGQWTIWEGYAAAKLFKAGFRSNNIDPNARHCMASAVVGFMRTFGMDEPMGCYDDIEHADAFVLWGANMAEMHPILWSRITNRRLSDPNVNVAVLSTFQHRSFELADNGMVFTPQTDLVILNYIANYIIQNNAINQDFFSKHVNLRKGVTDIGYGLRPTHPLEKTAKNPGSDASEPMSFEDYKAFVAEYTLDKTAEMTGVPKDQLEQLAQLYADPKKKVISYWTMGFNQHTRGVWANNLVYNLHLLTGKISQPGCGPFSLTGQPSACGTAREVGTFSHRLPADMVVTNEKHRDICEKHWNIPSGTIPAKIGLHAVAQDRALKDGKLNVYWAMCTNNMQAGPNINEERMPGWRDPRNFIIVSDPYPTVSALSADLILPTAMWVEKEGAYGNAERRTQFWRQQIKAPGESKSDLWQLVQFSRRFKTEEVWPEELLAQKPELRGKTLYDVLFATPAVTKFPVTELAEDQLNDESRELGFYLQKGLFEEYAWFGRGHGHDLAPFDDYHKARGLRWPVVEGKETQWRYSEGNDPYVKAGESYKFYGKPDGKAVIFALPFEPAAEAPDKEYDLWLSTGRVLEHWHTGSMTRRVPELHRAFPEAVLFIHPLDAKARDLRRGDKVKVISRRGEVISIVETRGRNRPPQGLVYMPFFDAAQLVNNLTLDATDPLSKETDFKKCAVKLAKV, from the coding sequence ATGAAACTCAGTCGTCGTAGCTTTATGAAAGCTAACGCCGTTGCGGCCGCTGCGGCGGCTGCCGGGTTAAGCGTGCCGGGCGTTGCCCGCGCGGTAGTCGGTCAGCAAGAAGCCATCAAATGGGACAAAGCCCCGTGCCGTTTTTGCGGGACGGGCTGCGGCGTATTGGTCGGAACGCAGCAAGGGCGTGTTGTGGCATGCCAGGGCGATCCGGATGCGCCGGTTAACCGTGGGCTTAACTGCATCAAAGGTTACTTCCTGCCGAAAATCATGTACGGAAAAGACCGTTTAACGCAGCCGATGCTGCGCATGAAAGACGGCAAATATCACAAAGAAGGTGAGTTCACCCCGATTAGCTGGGACCAGGCTTTTGACGTGATGGAAGAGAAATTCAAAACGTCGATGAAAGAGAAAGGCCCGGAATCTATCGGCATGTTCGGCTCTGGCCAGTGGACGATTTGGGAAGGTTATGCCGCTGCCAAATTGTTTAAAGCGGGTTTCCGTTCCAATAACATCGACCCGAACGCACGTCACTGCATGGCCTCAGCGGTAGTCGGCTTTATGCGTACCTTCGGTATGGATGAACCGATGGGCTGCTATGACGATATCGAACATGCAGACGCCTTCGTCCTGTGGGGCGCGAATATGGCAGAGATGCACCCGATCCTGTGGTCGCGCATCACCAACCGTCGTCTGTCCGATCCTAACGTCAACGTCGCGGTTCTCTCCACTTTCCAGCACCGCAGCTTTGAGCTGGCGGATAACGGTATGGTCTTCACGCCGCAAACCGATCTGGTGATCCTCAACTACATCGCGAACTACATCATTCAAAACAATGCGATTAACCAGGATTTCTTTAGCAAGCACGTCAACCTGCGTAAAGGCGTGACGGACATCGGCTACGGTCTGCGTCCGACCCATCCGCTGGAAAAAACGGCGAAAAACCCGGGATCCGATGCCTCTGAACCGATGAGCTTTGAGGATTACAAAGCCTTCGTTGCTGAGTACACGCTGGATAAAACCGCCGAAATGACCGGCGTACCAAAAGATCAACTGGAACAACTGGCGCAGCTGTATGCCGATCCGAAGAAAAAAGTCATCTCCTACTGGACGATGGGCTTTAACCAGCACACCCGCGGTGTATGGGCCAACAACCTGGTCTATAACCTGCACTTGCTGACTGGCAAAATCTCCCAGCCAGGCTGCGGCCCGTTCTCTCTGACCGGCCAGCCTTCCGCCTGCGGCACCGCGCGTGAAGTCGGTACATTCTCCCATCGTCTGCCTGCGGACATGGTGGTGACAAACGAAAAACACCGCGATATCTGCGAGAAGCACTGGAATATTCCGTCAGGGACCATTCCGGCAAAAATCGGTCTGCACGCCGTGGCGCAAGACCGCGCGCTGAAAGATGGCAAGCTCAATGTCTACTGGGCGATGTGTACAAACAACATGCAGGCTGGTCCGAACATCAATGAGGAGCGTATGCCGGGCTGGCGCGATCCGCGTAACTTCATCATCGTCTCCGATCCGTACCCGACGGTCAGCGCCTTGTCTGCTGACCTGATCCTGCCGACTGCGATGTGGGTAGAGAAAGAGGGTGCCTACGGTAACGCTGAACGCCGTACACAGTTCTGGCGTCAGCAGATTAAAGCACCGGGCGAATCGAAGTCGGATCTGTGGCAACTGGTGCAGTTCTCTCGTCGCTTCAAAACAGAAGAAGTGTGGCCCGAAGAGCTGCTGGCACAAAAGCCGGAGCTGCGTGGCAAAACGCTGTATGACGTGCTGTTTGCCACGCCAGCAGTGACAAAATTCCCGGTGACTGAACTGGCTGAAGATCAACTGAATGATGAATCCCGCGAGCTGGGCTTCTATCTGCAAAAAGGGTTGTTCGAAGAGTACGCCTGGTTTGGTCGCGGCCACGGGCATGACCTTGCGCCATTTGACGATTACCACAAAGCCCGCGGTTTACGCTGGCCGGTCGTTGAAGGCAAAGAGACCCAGTGGCGCTACAGCGAAGGCAACGACCCTTACGTGAAAGCAGGTGAAAGCTACAAGTTCTACGGTAAACCGGACGGTAAAGCGGTTATCTTCGCGCTGCCGTTTGAGCCTGCTGCTGAAGCGCCGGATAAAGAATATGACCTGTGGCTATCCACCGGACGTGTTCTGGAACACTGGCATACCGGCAGTATGACGCGTCGTGTGCCTGAACTGCACCGCGCTTTCCCGGAAGCTGTGCTGTTCATCCACCCGCTGGATGCAAAAGCACGCGATCTGCGTCGTGGCGATAAGGTCAAAGTGATTTCCCGTCGTGGCGAAGTGATTTCGATTGTTGAAACACGCGGTCGTAACCGTCCGCCGCAGGGGCTGGTGTACATGCCGTTCTTCGACGCCGCACAGCTGGTGAACAACCTGACGCTGGATGCGACGGATCCGCTCTCAAAAGAGACGGATTTCAAGAAGTGCGCCGTGAAACTGGCGAAGGTGTAA
- the eco gene encoding serine protease inhibitor ecotin has translation MKTIVPAVLFAAFTSTSALAASNDSAAQPLEKVAPYPKAEKGMKRQVIQLTPEKDESTLKVELLIGQTLEVDCNQHRLGGELDSKTLEGWGYDYYVFDKVTSPVSTMMACPDGKKEKKFITAYLGDDGMLRYNSKLPIVVYTPENVDVKYRIWKAEDKIQDAVAR, from the coding sequence ATGAAGACAATTGTCCCTGCCGTACTTTTCGCCGCCTTTACCAGCACTTCTGCATTGGCTGCCAGTAACGATAGCGCCGCTCAGCCGCTGGAAAAAGTCGCCCCTTATCCTAAGGCGGAAAAGGGTATGAAGCGCCAGGTTATCCAGCTTACCCCAGAGAAAGATGAATCTACTCTGAAAGTAGAACTGCTGATCGGACAAACGCTGGAAGTTGACTGCAACCAACACCGCCTGGGTGGCGAGCTGGACAGCAAAACGCTGGAAGGTTGGGGATATGACTACTACGTCTTCGACAAAGTCACATCTCCGGTTTCAACCATGATGGCCTGCCCGGACGGTAAGAAAGAGAAGAAATTCATTACTGCGTATCTGGGTGATGACGGCATGCTCCGTTACAACAGCAAGCTGCCGATTGTGGTCTACACCCCGGAAAACGTGGACGTTAAATACCGTATCTGGAAAGCAGAAGATAAAATTCAGGACGCAGTCGCGCGCTAA
- the napC gene encoding cytochrome c-type protein NapC, translating into MENSNRKPGWIKRVWQWWRRPSRLALGTLLLIGFVGGIIFWGGFNTGMEKANTEEFCISCHEMRNTVYQEYMETVHYNNRSGVRATCPDCHVPHEWGPKMIRKIKASKELYAKALGLIDTPQKFEDHRLTMAQNEWRRMKDNNSQECRNCHNFEFMDLTAQKGVAAKMHDQAVKDGQTCIDCHKGIAHKLPDMREVKPGF; encoded by the coding sequence ATGGAAAATTCTAACCGTAAACCAGGCTGGATTAAGCGCGTCTGGCAATGGTGGCGTCGCCCCAGCCGTCTGGCGCTCGGCACGCTGTTGTTAATCGGCTTTGTGGGCGGCATTATTTTCTGGGGCGGCTTTAATACCGGTATGGAAAAGGCCAATACAGAAGAGTTCTGCATTAGCTGTCACGAAATGCGCAATACGGTGTACCAGGAATACATGGAAACCGTACACTACAACAACCGCAGTGGTGTGCGAGCGACTTGCCCTGATTGCCACGTCCCACACGAGTGGGGCCCGAAAATGATCCGTAAGATCAAGGCCAGTAAAGAGCTGTACGCGAAAGCACTGGGGTTAATAGATACACCGCAGAAATTTGAAGATCATCGTTTAACGATGGCGCAAAATGAGTGGCGGCGTATGAAAGATAACAATTCGCAAGAGTGTCGAAACTGTCACAACTTCGAGTTTATGGATTTAACCGCCCAGAAAGGCGTCGCGGCCAAAATGCACGACCAGGCCGTGAAAGACGGGCAAACCTGTATTGACTGCCATAAAGGGATAGCGCACAAACTGCCTGATATGCGCGAAGTCAAACCGGGCTTTTAA